TTCTACGCTGTGCTTGGTCTTGTAGGACGGTTTCTCCGTCTTGAAGTTCACCAGACAGCCCATGTACTCCCGGTTTTCAAGGATATGCACCACGGTATTTGTCGCCCATTTGCATTCATAGCCGGGGTGATAGCGGCGGGTGCTGCCCGTCCTGCGGTATTCCAGCGTTCCCGGCGTTGGGATTTCCTGTTCGGTCAGCATACGGGCTATCTTGGTCGGGCCGTTCCCGGCAAGGCACAGACGGTATATCTGCTTGACTACGGGCGCGGCTTCCTCGTCAATGATGAAGTTTTCGTCCTCGTCCATGAGGTAGCCGTACACGGGTTTGCTCGTAACAGGCTTGCCGCTCATGCCTTTTGACCGTTTTACAGCTTTGATTTTCTTGCTCGTATCTCTCACCAGCCATTCGTTGAAAATGTTCCGCAGAGGGGCAAAATCATTATCGCCCTGTGCGCTGTCCACTCCATCGTTGATGGCGATAAAGCGGACGCCTTTTTGTGGGAAAATCATCTCGGTATACATTCCCACCTGCAAGTAGTTTCGCCCTAACCGTGACATATCCTTTACGATAACGGTAGCCACTTTCCCGGCTTCAATGTCCGCAAGCATGGATTGAAAGCCCGGTCTTTGGAAGTTCGCACCAGAATAGCCATCGTCCGTGTACCAGCGTAGATTGGAAAAACCGTTCTGCTTTGCGTAGGTTTCAAGAATACGCTTCTGGTTGGAAATGGAATTGCTTTCGCCTTGCAGCTCGTCCTCATGGGATAGTCTTGGATAAAGGGCAGTGATTTTCTGGGTGGTCTGTCTTAACATAAAATCCTCCGTTTCCGACAGCCAGCCCCACTATTCCGTATTTCGATTATACCACATGGGGCGGCTGTCTGTATAGCGGCTTCTGCTTCTTTACCGCCCGGTAAAATGATGATTTTTTCTGTGCGGCTTGTAGCGTTAAGTCGAAAGCTGGGCTTTGTGTCCTGCGGCGGCTTCCGCCTCCAGCACTTTCATCATCTTATCGGCTGCGGTGTCGGTGGTATCTTTTTTGAAAAAGCCGGAAACGACAAGGACGGTGTTGCCCATGCGGATCTCTGTCACGCAGTCCGGGCGGCGTTCCGGGGTGGTGTTCTGCTTGTTCTCTGCCATAGGCAACTCCTTTCATCTCATCAATTCTTTCAGCCTGTTCAGCTTGGCTTGCGCCGTTTCACGGCGGAAGTTCTCGCCTGTAAAGAGGATAGGGGCGCACATTTCCAAAAGGCGGTCATAAATCCGGGCATGAGCGGTGTCCAGCGGATTTTGCAGGCTGTCCAATGTCAGATTGGTGGTGACGATTAGGGGCTTGCGGCTGCGGTAGCGGCTGTCAATCACATTGTAGACCTGTTCTAAACCGTACTCTGTGCCGCGCTCCATTCCAAAATCATCAATGATAAGCAGAGGGAAACGGCAAAGACGCTCGATATACTCGTTGCGCCCCTCAAAGCTGGCGGTCAGGTCATTCAAAATCGCAGAAAAATTCGTCATGCGGACAGCGACTTCCTGCTCCATGAGAGCATTAGCGATACACCCGGCAAAATAGCTTTTCCCTGTGCCGACTTTGCCCCATAGCAGATAGCCGATATTTTCCTCGCGCATGGTTTCCCAATGCTCCACATAGAAGTGTGCAATCTCCATTTGCGGGCATTTCCCGTTGTCATTGGCAAAAGTCCATTCCTGCATGGTGGGATTGGTAAATCCCCCGCGTTTCAAGTCCTCCACGGTATCAAGGTGTTTTCTGCGCTGCTCGGCGGCTTCACGTTCCAAACGCTGGGCTTTCTGGCAGTTACATTCTGCCGGGTGGCGGTCACGCCCAAACAGGGCGGCTTGCTTTTCCGGGAAGTAGGCTTCTTTCGGTGTGTGGCACTTGCCGCAGTAAAGCAGCCCGTCCTCGCCCGTGTAGTCCTCCGGCTGCGGGGTATCAGCCGCCGTATTCAAAACTCGTTCCGTAAACAGATTACTCATAAGCTCTCGCCCTCCTTGCAGGTGTATTCGGGTATGCCCTGTTTCGGGGCAGCCTTTGCGGTATCGTCTGCCGCCCATCTGCGGATAGTGGCGGCGTGGTTTTTATATTTCTTGCCCGTGGACGCGATATAGCCGGAAAGACGCTCAATGTAGTACGCCCATTTTTCGGGCAGCTCCGCTTGCAGTTCGGAAAGCTCCGTATCGGTCAGAAATACATTCTCATATCTGCCGTAGCTGCGGGCGGGGGCTTGTCCCTTTAACTCTCCCTCTTTTTCTAACTCTATATCTATCTCTTTCTTTATCTCTATCTCTGGTGGACGAATGTCGGACAAATGTCCGCCATTTGTCCGCGGCGGCAAAAGTGCCTTATTTTCAAGCCTTGCGGCTCGTTTCCGTTCCGCTTCGGTAGAGGATTGACCGATCATCAGCTCAATGTCGGTCATATAGAGCAGCCCGCAGTCAAGCTGCTCCACAAGCCCTAACTGCTGGAAGATGGATAATGCCCGTTCCACCGTCCCGATTTGGTGACGGGTCAGCGTGGCTATCATCTGGGCGGTATAGGGGATATGCTCGTCAAGCTGTAATCTGCCGCCATTTTTCAGCGATTTTAAGTACAGCTTCAAGAGAATATTGGAATACAAAATCCCGTCTTTCATGTCCTCCAACAGCACAACGGAATCGCTGTCGAAGAAGTTTTCTTTCAGTTTGAGGTAGTAATATTTGCGGTTATCTGCCATTGGCGATGTCCTCCCTGTGTTTCCATCTCTTAGAGAAATACCGGGGGCAGAGGACGATAATCGCCCGGAAGCTCTGCTTGCAGCCGTGTGTGCAGCCCCGGCAAAGGTCATTGTAGGTGATACGGTTTCGGTGGTTGAGGAAAAAGCTCCATTCCAACCGCCGCTTTTTGCTCATGCGCGGCATTTCTCGCTCCTTCCTGCCGTTTCCGCTGGTATAAGCGGATAGGACGGTAAAAATGTAGTTTCTCGGTATCATTTTCGGGGATTTCCTGCGCTGTACGCCCAGTTTCAAGGGTGGGCAGTATTGCGGATAGGGTGCAGGGCATATCCCCGTTTTGGTATCGTTTCGGGGCGGTTTTTAACGCTCCTGTTCGTGCTTTTTCTCTCTGTCTTTCTCGCCTTTCAGGATTTGAGAAAGATTGCTTTTCACGGTATGCAGCTCCCTGACACGGGCTTTTTTCTCTCGGTATTCGTTGTAATGGGCGTTCTTTTCGGCGGTAAGCTGCTCAATTTCCGCTTGCAGGGCTTTATAACTTGGCAGCTTGGAAACGCCATGCGCCCGGAAATAACGGGCGGCAGCGTCCGCTATAATAAAATCGCTTTCGTGCCGCTCCCGGTAGGTAATGCGGGCTTTCTCTGTTTTCTGCACTTTCAAACCGTCACGGGCAGGCTTAGTTTTAACATAGGCAAGCACTTGTGTCTGAAGCTCTTTTTTCTCCCGGATAGCAGCGTCCAGAGCTTTCAATTTGGCGGTGCTGTCCTGTAAATCCGCATTGGCAGATACAAGGGCTGCGTCCAGTTCCTCCGGCGAATAGCCGTACTGCCCGTAGGCGGCAACGGTAGCCGCCATTTGTTTCAGATTGTGGACTGCCGCCCAGCGGTCATAGCCCACGCCTTTTCCCTCCGCCCGTTTTGCCGCCCGGTCAACCATGCGCTGAATGCTGTCCTTTTTCGGGGTGGTTTGGACAGCTTTTTTGCCCTGCAAACGCTCCCTTATGCTGCGGGGGTATTCGGGTACGGCTGCGGTCTGCTCGGCGGCTCTGTGGGCGTTCTGTTCCAAAAGGGCAAGAACGGCGGTGCGGTCAAAATCATCGCCCAGCTTGCGGGCGGTAATGGGCTTTGTCCTGTCCGGCGTGAGATAAGATAGCCGTCCCCGGCTCTCCTTGACGGTCACGCCCTGCTGCAAAAGAACGGCGGCGAACTCGTCATAGCTGGCGGCAGAGGACAGCGCGGCGCGTATGGTCTGCCGCAACTTTTCCTTATCCGTTTCAAACTTTGTGGACTTGGCGGGCTGTTCTCCGGCTGGCAGCGCAGCGGCTTTCTCGTCCAGCTTTGCCTGTCCTTTCCGCTGCGCCCAATACTCACGCTCGGTAATGCGGTTCTTGCTGCCATGCAAAAGGTCGATTTGATAGAGGTTTTCCCGGTGGCACAGTTCCATGACTTCGGCTTTGAAATATTCCATCGCCGCGTCTGTGCAGCGGTGTTTACACCCGACGCGGGTGTCTGCCGGTCTGTCCATGTAGGGCAGGAACGGAACTTCCGCTATCCGCAGGGAATTGATAACGATATGCACATGGATATTGCCGCTGTGGTTGTGTCCGTCCGGGTGGGTGCAGACAATGGCTTGGTGTCCGGGAAACTGTTTCCGGCAAAATTCTTCGCCCAACATCTGCGCCCGGTCTACGGTCAAACCGTTGTCCGCTGCGTCCCGTGGGTCAAAGCTGATAATGTAGTGGTGACTTTTTACATCTTCCCGCTTCTGGTTCTTCCCATAGCGGAGATTGGAGCGCATACAGGCAACGGCAAAATCTTCGCCGCCGCAGTTCAGCGTTGCAATTCGGTAGTCCTCCCGAAGCATGAGCCGCCCGTTTTCATCAAGGGTGGGCTTCATGGTAAACTCGTCATGTTCAAAGGTGAGGTACTGCTCGGCTGCGCCATAGTCCGCATTTTTAGAGCTGATATGTTTGAATGTTGCCAACAGCGTCACCTACCTTTCGCAAGACTTCAAACTTCAAGGCGGCAAGGTCAGAAATGGCGGTGCGGACTTCAACGGACAGGGCGTTATATGGTGTGCCGTACTCATTGAGGGCGCGGGCGATCTGATTGAGGTTGCCGCCGATTTTTCCGTATTCAGCGGTCAGCCTGCCAACGGCGGACAGCAGTTCATCATTGACCGGGGAAACGGTAACGATGGGGCGAATAGTCGCCCGTGTGATGGCTTGCCGGATAAATTCGGCTTGGCTCATGTCATAGTGTTTCAGCCGCTCGGTAAAGTCGGCGTATTCTTCCTCGGTCATGCGAGTTTTGACCACATGACTGCGGTGGGGCGTGTTGTATTTTTTCTTCAAGCATTGACCTCCTTTCTCGCCCGACAGGGCGCATGAGCAGGGTTTGGGGAAGGCACTCCCCAACAAGATTTACCAAAGGGGCAAAACCGCAGATATGCGGATTTTGGCACCGTGGTAGAATCTTGCTCTAAAAAGCTGCCGCTTTCCTCGGCGGCTCTGGTTTGCGGATATACTGGCTTGCTCCACCAATATAGCGATTGCGGCGGCGTGTTCTGCCCGCTGTTCACCACTACAACGGTGAAAAGGGTGCGTTTTGGCAAACGCAGCGGAAATTTTTTTATTTTCCCTGTCTGCTCCCTACAACAATCCGGCGGTGTAGTTTGCCAAAGATTTTTGAAAATGGGCGCAAAAAAAGCAGCAAACCTTTTTCAAGATTTACTGCTTATGTGCCGCTG
This window of the Mediterraneibacter butyricigenes genome carries:
- a CDS encoding recombinase family protein; amino-acid sequence: MLRQTTQKITALYPRLSHEDELQGESNSISNQKRILETYAKQNGFSNLRWYTDDGYSGANFQRPGFQSMLADIEAGKVATVIVKDMSRLGRNYLQVGMYTEMIFPQKGVRFIAINDGVDSAQGDNDFAPLRNIFNEWLVRDTSKKIKAVKRSKGMSGKPVTSKPVYGYLMDEDENFIIDEEAAPVVKQIYRLCLAGNGPTKIARMLTEQEIPTPGTLEYRRTGSTRRYHPGYECKWATNTVVHILENREYMGCLVNFKTEKPSYKTKHSVENPIEKQAIFENHHEPIIDTQTWERVQELRKQRKRPNRYDEVGLFSGMLFCADCGSVMYQQRYQTDKRKQDCYICGNYKKRTRDCTAHFIRTDLLTAGVLSNLRKVTSYAAKHEARFMKLLIEQNEDGGKRRNAAKKKELEAAEKRISELSAIFKRLYEDSVSGRISDERFTELSADYEAEQQELKERVARIQAELSKAQEATVNAEKFMNIVRKHMNFEELTHTLLREFVEKIVVHECSYDENGTRRQDIEIYYSFVGKVDLPE
- a CDS encoding transposon-encoded TnpW family protein, which codes for MAENKQNTTPERRPDCVTEIRMGNTVLVVSGFFKKDTTDTAADKMMKVLEAEAAAGHKAQLST
- a CDS encoding phage replisome organizer N-terminal domain-containing protein, yielding MADNRKYYYLKLKENFFDSDSVVLLEDMKDGILYSNILLKLYLKSLKNGGRLQLDEHIPYTAQMIATLTRHQIGTVERALSIFQQLGLVEQLDCGLLYMTDIELMIGQSSTEAERKRAARLENKALLPPRTNGGHLSDIRPPEIEIKKEIDIELEKEGELKGQAPARSYGRYENVFLTDTELSELQAELPEKWAYYIERLSGYIASTGKKYKNHAATIRRWAADDTAKAAPKQGIPEYTCKEGESL
- a CDS encoding relaxase/mobilization nuclease domain-containing protein; its protein translation is MATFKHISSKNADYGAAEQYLTFEHDEFTMKPTLDENGRLMLREDYRIATLNCGGEDFAVACMRSNLRYGKNQKREDVKSHHYIISFDPRDAADNGLTVDRAQMLGEEFCRKQFPGHQAIVCTHPDGHNHSGNIHVHIVINSLRIAEVPFLPYMDRPADTRVGCKHRCTDAAMEYFKAEVMELCHRENLYQIDLLHGSKNRITEREYWAQRKGQAKLDEKAAALPAGEQPAKSTKFETDKEKLRQTIRAALSSAASYDEFAAVLLQQGVTVKESRGRLSYLTPDRTKPITARKLGDDFDRTAVLALLEQNAHRAAEQTAAVPEYPRSIRERLQGKKAVQTTPKKDSIQRMVDRAAKRAEGKGVGYDRWAAVHNLKQMAATVAAYGQYGYSPEELDAALVSANADLQDSTAKLKALDAAIREKKELQTQVLAYVKTKPARDGLKVQKTEKARITYRERHESDFIIADAAARYFRAHGVSKLPSYKALQAEIEQLTAEKNAHYNEYREKKARVRELHTVKSNLSQILKGEKDREKKHEQER
- a CDS encoding plasmid mobilization protein, with translation MKKKYNTPHRSHVVKTRMTEEEYADFTERLKHYDMSQAEFIRQAITRATIRPIVTVSPVNDELLSAVGRLTAEYGKIGGNLNQIARALNEYGTPYNALSVEVRTAISDLAALKFEVLRKVGDAVGNIQTYQL
- a CDS encoding ATP-binding protein: MSNLFTERVLNTAADTPQPEDYTGEDGLLYCGKCHTPKEAYFPEKQAALFGRDRHPAECNCQKAQRLEREAAEQRRKHLDTVEDLKRGGFTNPTMQEWTFANDNGKCPQMEIAHFYVEHWETMREENIGYLLWGKVGTGKSYFAGCIANALMEQEVAVRMTNFSAILNDLTASFEGRNEYIERLCRFPLLIIDDFGMERGTEYGLEQVYNVIDSRYRSRKPLIVTTNLTLDSLQNPLDTAHARIYDRLLEMCAPILFTGENFRRETAQAKLNRLKELMR